In Stenotrophomonas sp. ASS1, the following proteins share a genomic window:
- a CDS encoding IS3-like element ISStma2 family transposase (programmed frameshift): MNKYDARFKLQVAKEACKTSTSVKAIARRHGLEFSTVRRWVATYRLHGWRGFHRQARSYDLPFKLAVLEKMSQDGLSGREATTYFQIGDAGAVGRWRRLYAQGGAQALAPPPPPPRKPMKKTRSSKPPEDMSRDELLKEVAYLRAETDYPKKTRCLDPGRAGGAGRKAQAVQGLRQVHTLSLLLEAAELSRSTFYYQNHVLAHPDQDEAALCERIRAIYDQSQGRYGYRTVTLELANQGHRTNHKRVQRLMGEMGLKSRVRVKRYQAFKGAANVVVGNDLNRQFHAERPNQKWVTDVTEFKVQGMKLYLSPIMDLYNGEIVAYQIKRRPVFDLVGQMLEEAIKKLSPDERPMIHSDQGWQYQHENYRHMLEKHSLKQSMSRRGNCLDNAAMESFFGTLKSEFFYLNSFDSLESLEAGLVEYIQYYNEERIKLKLKGLSPVKYREQAQSAA, from the exons ATGAACAAATACGACGCGCGTTTCAAACTGCAGGTCGCCAAAGAGGCCTGCAAGACCTCCACATCGGTCAAAGCCATTGCCCGTCGCCACGGCCTGGAGTTCTCCACGGTCAGGCGCTGGGTGGCGACCTATCGGCTGCATGGTTGGCGGGGATTTCATCGCCAGGCCCGGTCCTATGACCTCCCGTTCAAGCTGGCTGTCCTGGAGAAGATGAGCCAGGACGGCCTGTCCGGGCGCGAGGCCACCACCTACTTTCAAATTGGCGATGCCGGCGCGGTGGGGCGATGGCGGCGCCTGTATGCTCAAGGCGGTGCCCAAGCGTTGGCACCCCCTCCGCCGCCGCCCCGAAAGCCGATGAAGAAGACCCGTTCGTCCAAGCCGCCTGAAGATATGAGCCGCGATGAGCTGCTCAAGGAAGTCGCCTATCTGCGTGCGGAGACCGACTACC CTAAAAAAACTCGATGCCTTGATCCGGGAAGAGCAGGCGGCGCAGGACGCAAAGCGCAAGCCGTCCAAGGATTGAGGCAGGTTCATACGCTGTCGCTTCTGCTCGAAGCAGCTGAGCTGTCACGCAGTACGTTCTATTACCAGAACCATGTCCTGGCCCATCCGGATCAGGATGAGGCAGCCCTGTGCGAGCGCATCCGTGCAATCTACGATCAAAGCCAAGGGCGCTATGGCTATCGCACGGTGACGCTGGAATTAGCCAATCAGGGTCATCGGACCAATCACAAGCGGGTTCAGCGCCTGATGGGGGAGATGGGGCTGAAATCGCGGGTGCGTGTGAAGCGCTACCAGGCCTTCAAGGGGGCGGCCAATGTTGTGGTTGGCAATGACCTCAATCGCCAGTTCCATGCCGAGCGGCCCAACCAGAAGTGGGTGACTGACGTGACCGAGTTCAAGGTGCAGGGCATGAAGCTATACCTGTCGCCGATCATGGACCTCTACAACGGCGAAATCGTGGCTTATCAGATCAAGCGTCGGCCCGTATTTGATCTGGTGGGTCAAATGCTGGAGGAGGCCATCAAGAAGCTTTCCCCGGATGAGCGCCCCATGATCCACTCCGACCAGGGCTGGCAGTACCAGCATGAAAACTACCGGCACATGCTGGAAAAGCACTCGTTGAAGCAAAGCATGTCCCGGCGCGGCAACTGCCTGGACAATGCGGCGATGGAGAGCTTCTTTGGAACGCTGAAGTCGGAATTCTTCTACCTGAACAGCTTTGACAGCCTCGAGAGTCTGGAGGCTGGGCTGGTGGAATACATCCAGTACTACAACGAAGAACGCATCAAACTGAAACTGAAAGGTCTGAGCCCGGTAAAGTACCGGGAGCAGGCCCAATCGGCCGCCTGA
- a CDS encoding thiol:disulfide interchange protein DsbA/DsbL has translation MRLISRLLLSVLVLLPLVACAATPANAPLVEGKDYERIAQPGPFQPLAGKIEVVEVFGYTCPHCARFEPQLEAWAAKLPADVRFTPVPAAFGGAWDAWALAYYAADEVGVAKRSHGAVFKALHQDGSLPMQNVSADELATFYKAYGVTPDRYLQALRGDAVQKKVDAARAFAQRTKIPGTPALIINGQYLVRGDSFDDQLRIASALIAQARAARGR, from the coding sequence ATGAGGTTGATTTCCCGCCTGCTGTTGTCTGTGCTGGTGCTGCTGCCGCTGGTAGCCTGCGCCGCCACCCCCGCCAATGCCCCGCTGGTCGAAGGCAAGGACTACGAGCGCATCGCCCAGCCGGGCCCGTTCCAGCCGCTGGCCGGCAAGATCGAGGTGGTCGAGGTCTTCGGCTACACCTGCCCGCACTGCGCCCGTTTCGAACCGCAGCTGGAAGCCTGGGCAGCCAAGCTGCCGGCCGATGTGCGCTTCACTCCGGTTCCGGCAGCCTTCGGCGGCGCCTGGGATGCCTGGGCACTGGCCTACTACGCCGCCGACGAAGTCGGCGTGGCCAAGCGCAGCCATGGCGCCGTGTTCAAGGCCCTGCACCAGGACGGCTCGCTGCCGATGCAGAACGTCTCGGCCGATGAGCTCGCCACCTTCTACAAGGCCTACGGCGTGACCCCGGACCGTTACCTGCAGGCCCTGCGCGGCGATGCCGTACAGAAGAAGGTCGATGCCGCCCGCGCGTTCGCCCAGCGCACCAAGATCCCCGGGACCCCGGCGCTGATCATCAACGGCCAGTACCTGGTCCGTGGCGACAGCTTCGACGACCAGCTGCGCATCGCCTCGGCGCTGATCGCCCAGGCCCGCGCCGCCCGCGGCCGCTGA
- a CDS encoding MBL fold metallo-hydrolase has translation MTLRPLPLHRALLLALSSLPLAALAETTSPAPTQQVPGVYHQRVGALQVTALFDGVVALGRQEVVDVPPTLVSRLLEGRYVPEDKKGLQTAINAFLVRQGNHLTLVDTGTAQCFGPGLGQVLGNLRASGVDPAEVDEVLLTHAHPDHLCGVLDAQGKLAYPNATVWLSKADADYWLNPASEATAPKGVRFAFPLARNAVAPYQASGHLRTFSPGDALPGGAVAMDTHGHTPGHVSYRFDSQGQSLLVWGDVLHFHAVQFAHPEAAFEADSDRKAATASRRSLLQQATAHGWWVAGAHLPFPGLGHVRSEGQAYAWVPAEYSPL, from the coding sequence ATGACCCTGCGTCCCCTGCCGCTGCACCGCGCCCTGCTGTTGGCCCTGTCATCCCTGCCACTGGCCGCGCTGGCCGAAACCACGTCGCCTGCCCCCACCCAGCAGGTCCCGGGCGTCTACCACCAGCGCGTCGGTGCGCTGCAGGTCACCGCTCTGTTCGATGGCGTGGTCGCGCTGGGCCGGCAGGAAGTCGTGGACGTGCCGCCGACGCTGGTCAGCCGCCTGCTGGAAGGCCGTTACGTGCCCGAAGACAAGAAGGGCCTGCAGACCGCGATCAACGCTTTCCTGGTGCGCCAGGGCAACCACCTGACCCTGGTCGATACCGGTACCGCGCAGTGCTTCGGCCCCGGCCTGGGCCAGGTGCTGGGCAACCTGCGCGCCTCCGGCGTGGACCCGGCCGAGGTGGATGAGGTGCTGCTGACCCACGCCCATCCGGACCATCTGTGCGGCGTGCTCGACGCGCAGGGCAAGCTGGCCTACCCGAATGCCACGGTGTGGCTGTCCAAGGCCGATGCCGACTACTGGCTCAACCCGGCCAGCGAGGCCACCGCGCCGAAGGGCGTGCGCTTTGCCTTCCCGCTGGCGCGCAACGCGGTAGCGCCCTATCAGGCCAGCGGCCACCTGCGCACCTTCAGTCCCGGCGATGCCCTGCCCGGTGGCGCGGTGGCGATGGACACCCATGGCCATACGCCCGGCCATGTCTCTTACCGGTTCGACAGCCAGGGCCAGTCACTGCTGGTGTGGGGCGATGTGCTGCACTTCCATGCGGTGCAGTTCGCCCACCCGGAAGCCGCGTTCGAGGCCGATTCGGACCGCAAGGCGGCCACCGCCAGCCGTCGCAGCCTGCTGCAGCAGGCCACCGCCCACGGTTGGTGGGTGGCCGGTGCACACCTGCCGTTCCCCGGCCTGGGCCATGTGCGCAGCGAAGGCCAGGCCTATGCCTGGGTGCCGGCGGAATATTCGCCGTTGTGA
- the yihA gene encoding ribosome biogenesis GTP-binding protein YihA/YsxC, translating into MSLLIERAQYHLSAHNMGQLPPDEGAEVAFAGRSNAGKSSALNALTRQNSLARVSKTPGRTQQLVFFQVTPEAHLVDLPGYGYAKVPLDLQAHWQAFIDRYFRTRNALRGLVVVMDIRHPLKDYDRQMLAYAVQRGLPAHALLTKADKLSRSQQMQTLQKVRKELHSAYGDSVSVQVFSGEDRTGVDEARGVIGGWLGLE; encoded by the coding sequence ATGTCATTGCTCATCGAACGCGCTCAATACCACCTCTCTGCCCACAACATGGGGCAGCTGCCGCCCGATGAGGGGGCCGAAGTGGCCTTTGCGGGCCGCTCCAACGCCGGCAAGTCCAGTGCCCTCAACGCATTGACCCGGCAGAACAGCCTGGCCCGTGTCTCCAAGACCCCCGGCCGCACCCAGCAGCTGGTGTTCTTCCAGGTGACCCCGGAAGCCCATCTGGTCGATCTGCCCGGTTACGGTTACGCCAAGGTGCCGCTGGACCTGCAGGCGCACTGGCAGGCCTTCATCGACCGCTACTTCCGCACCCGCAATGCGCTGAGGGGCCTGGTGGTGGTGATGGATATCCGCCACCCGCTGAAGGACTACGACCGGCAGATGCTGGCCTATGCCGTGCAGCGTGGCCTGCCGGCGCATGCGTTGCTGACCAAGGCCGACAAGCTGAGCCGCAGCCAGCAGATGCAGACCCTGCAGAAAGTGCGCAAGGAACTGCACTCGGCCTACGGCGACAGCGTCAGCGTGCAGGTGTTCTCCGGCGAAGACCGCACCGGCGTGGACGAAGCCCGCGGCGTGATCGGCGGCTGGCTGGGGTTGGAGTAA
- a CDS encoding VIT family protein: MSRHSRHPELHRSERVGWLRAAVLGANDGIVSVAGLVVGVAASGASAATILATGVAGTVAGAMSMAAGEYVSVQTQADTEDADLAMEKRELHEDPHSELEELAAIYRHRGLEPALARQVAEQLTAHDALGAHARDELGITDTLRARPLQAALASAGAFTCGAALPVLTALLAPVDKVAMMTTASTLLGLCLTGAMAAQAGGAPPVRGAIRVMFWGALAMAAAAGVGRLLGAHVT, translated from the coding sequence ATGAGCCGCCATTCACGACACCCCGAACTGCACCGCTCCGAGCGCGTCGGCTGGCTGCGTGCCGCCGTGCTGGGGGCCAACGATGGCATCGTCTCGGTGGCCGGCCTGGTGGTCGGCGTGGCCGCCAGCGGCGCCTCCGCGGCGACCATTCTGGCCACCGGCGTGGCTGGCACCGTGGCCGGCGCGATGTCGATGGCTGCTGGAGAGTATGTCTCCGTGCAGACCCAGGCCGACACCGAAGACGCCGACCTGGCGATGGAAAAGCGCGAACTGCACGAAGACCCGCACAGCGAGCTGGAAGAGCTGGCCGCGATCTACCGCCACCGCGGCCTGGAGCCGGCGCTGGCGCGGCAGGTGGCCGAGCAGCTCACCGCCCACGACGCACTGGGCGCCCACGCCCGCGACGAGCTGGGCATCACCGATACCCTGCGCGCGCGCCCGCTGCAGGCAGCGCTGGCCTCGGCCGGCGCCTTCACCTGTGGTGCGGCACTGCCGGTGCTGACCGCGCTGCTCGCGCCGGTCGACAAGGTCGCGATGATGACCACCGCCAGCACCCTGCTCGGCCTGTGCCTGACCGGCGCGATGGCGGCCCAGGCCGGCGGCGCACCGCCGGTACGCGGCGCGATCCGGGTGATGTTCTGGGGCGCGTTGGCGATGGCCGCGGCCGCCGGCGTCGGTCGCCTGCTCGGCGCACACGTGACATGA
- a CDS encoding helix-turn-helix transcriptional regulator, producing the protein MTAMLPPATALLAEMASLAGCERAEGYACITARREHGASSVEIPQPQFAILLEGRKQVRTAHQSLEFIPGDILLLTQRCRIDVVNTPDPGTGRYLSAIVPLCAEVLAAARTLWSEDLPAPGQAMARLPLIDHGTVLRQWRQSLQDGRYSEARLALASLVLTLCRQGHGNLLLPQAPSLGEQIRDRIAAEPARDWQSRDVEEQFALSGATLRRRLAAEDTSLRQLLTEARLAHGMQLLYTTDLPLKTVAARAGYRSAASFSKRFAEQYGLAPTDI; encoded by the coding sequence ATGACCGCCATGCTGCCCCCGGCCACCGCACTGCTGGCCGAGATGGCCAGTCTGGCGGGCTGTGAGCGCGCCGAAGGCTATGCCTGCATCACCGCCCGTCGCGAGCATGGCGCCAGCTCGGTGGAGATTCCGCAACCGCAGTTCGCGATCCTGCTGGAAGGCCGCAAGCAGGTGCGCACCGCGCACCAGTCGCTGGAATTCATCCCCGGCGACATCCTGCTGCTGACCCAGCGCTGCCGGATCGATGTGGTCAACACGCCCGACCCGGGGACCGGCCGCTACCTCAGTGCCATCGTGCCGCTGTGTGCCGAAGTGCTGGCGGCCGCACGCACGCTGTGGAGCGAGGACCTTCCCGCGCCGGGCCAGGCGATGGCACGTCTGCCGTTGATCGACCATGGCACAGTGCTGCGCCAGTGGCGGCAATCGCTGCAGGACGGCCGCTACAGCGAGGCACGATTGGCGCTGGCCTCGCTGGTGCTGACCCTGTGCCGGCAGGGCCACGGCAACCTCTTGCTGCCACAGGCACCGAGCCTGGGCGAACAGATCCGCGACCGCATCGCCGCCGAACCGGCACGCGACTGGCAATCGCGTGATGTGGAAGAACAGTTCGCGCTGAGCGGTGCGACCCTGCGTCGTCGTCTCGCCGCCGAGGACACCAGCCTGCGCCAGCTGCTCACCGAGGCCCGGCTGGCGCATGGCATGCAGCTGCTCTACACCACGGACCTGCCATTGAAGACCGTCGCAGCACGCGCGGGCTACCGGTCTGCGGCGAGTTTCAGCAAGCGCTTCGCCGAGCAATACGGACTGGCTCCCACAGACATTTGA
- a CDS encoding glutamate--cysteine ligase has protein sequence MSSPSHVADTPITDRSQLVEVIASGEKPRAQWRIGTEHEKFGFRLDDLRPPTFEGERGIEALLNGLVRFGWEPVQENGNTIALLRDGASVTLEPAGQLELSGAALETIHQTCVETGTHLNEVAQVAGELQLGFLGMGFQPKWKRDEMPWMPKGRYKIMRAYMPKVGSLGLDMMTRTCTVQVNLDYATEADMVKKFRVSLALQPIATALFADSPFTEGKPNGYLSYRSHIWTDTDADRTGMLDFVFEDGFGYERYVDYLLDVPMYFSYRDGIYHDASGQSFRDFMQAKLPVLPGALPTLRDWSDHMTTAFPEVRLKKYLEMRGADGGPWSRLCALPAFWVGLLYDDTALDAAWDLVRDFTLAERHALRDGVPKHAMNLPFRTGSVRDLAREAVKISVEGLKRRAARNADGQDESKFLDVLQEIVESGLTPAERKLALFHGRWHGDVDPVFREFAY, from the coding sequence TTGTCGAGCCCCAGCCACGTCGCCGATACACCCATTACCGACCGCTCGCAGCTGGTGGAGGTGATCGCCTCCGGCGAGAAACCCCGCGCGCAGTGGCGCATCGGCACCGAGCACGAGAAGTTCGGGTTCCGCCTGGATGACCTGCGCCCGCCGACCTTCGAGGGCGAGCGCGGCATTGAGGCACTGCTCAACGGCCTGGTCCGCTTCGGCTGGGAGCCGGTGCAGGAGAACGGCAACACCATCGCCCTGCTGCGCGATGGCGCCTCGGTGACGCTGGAACCTGCCGGTCAGTTGGAACTGTCCGGCGCGGCGCTGGAGACCATCCACCAGACCTGCGTGGAGACCGGCACCCATCTCAACGAAGTGGCACAGGTGGCCGGTGAGCTGCAGCTCGGCTTCCTCGGCATGGGCTTCCAGCCGAAATGGAAGCGCGATGAAATGCCGTGGATGCCGAAGGGCCGCTACAAGATCATGCGCGCCTACATGCCCAAGGTCGGCTCGCTGGGCCTGGACATGATGACCCGCACCTGCACGGTGCAGGTGAACCTGGACTACGCCACCGAAGCGGACATGGTGAAGAAGTTCCGCGTGTCGCTGGCGCTGCAGCCGATCGCCACCGCGCTGTTCGCCGATTCGCCGTTCACCGAAGGCAAGCCCAACGGCTACCTGAGCTACCGCTCGCACATCTGGACCGACACCGACGCCGACCGCACCGGCATGCTCGACTTCGTGTTCGAGGATGGCTTCGGTTACGAGCGCTATGTCGATTACCTGCTCGACGTGCCGATGTATTTCTCCTACCGCGATGGCATCTACCACGACGCCAGCGGGCAGAGCTTCCGCGATTTCATGCAGGCCAAGCTGCCGGTGCTGCCGGGCGCGCTGCCGACGCTGCGCGACTGGTCGGACCACATGACCACCGCGTTCCCGGAAGTGCGCCTGAAGAAGTATCTGGAAATGCGCGGTGCCGACGGTGGCCCGTGGAGCCGCCTGTGTGCGCTGCCGGCATTCTGGGTGGGCCTGTTGTACGACGACACCGCGCTGGATGCGGCCTGGGACCTGGTACGTGATTTCACCCTGGCCGAGCGCCATGCACTGCGTGACGGCGTGCCGAAGCATGCGATGAACCTGCCGTTCCGCACTGGCAGCGTGCGCGACCTGGCCCGTGAAGCGGTGAAGATTTCCGTCGAAGGCCTCAAGCGCCGCGCGGCGCGCAATGCCGACGGCCAGGACGAGAGCAAGTTCCTGGACGTGCTGCAGGAGATCGTCGAGTCCGGCCTGACCCCGGCCGAACGCAAGCTGGCGCTGTTCCATGGCCGCTGGCACGGCGACGTCGATCCGGTGTTCCGCGAGTTCGCGTACTGA
- a CDS encoding c-type cytochrome, with protein sequence MRHARVLAVSALATAVVVAAAAFAQTTLTPLPDNGPINTASLEVDFSKTHWGDAKAGQTKASACAACHGADGNSTVEMYPSIAGQSERYVAQQMALIANGQRSSGAAVAMVPFVQNLTPQDMRDIGAFFATQKATAGIADDTAVTDGPYKGMKFYEIGQQLYRGGDAKRGLPACMACHGPSGAGNPGPAYPHIGGQHASYVARRLQEYQAGQTNETDKAHFQIMAAVAQKLSEQEVQALSSYLQGLHNKADDVAVATAPAQPAAAP encoded by the coding sequence ATGCGCCACGCTCGCGTTCTTGCCGTATCCGCCCTTGCCACTGCCGTAGTTGTTGCCGCTGCTGCGTTCGCGCAGACCACGTTGACCCCGCTGCCCGACAACGGGCCGATCAACACCGCCTCGCTGGAGGTCGATTTCAGCAAGACCCACTGGGGCGATGCCAAGGCCGGCCAGACCAAGGCCTCGGCCTGCGCGGCCTGCCATGGCGCCGACGGCAATTCCACGGTGGAGATGTACCCGTCCATCGCCGGCCAGAGCGAACGCTACGTCGCCCAGCAGATGGCCCTGATCGCCAATGGGCAGCGCAGCTCCGGCGCGGCGGTGGCGATGGTGCCGTTCGTGCAGAACCTCACCCCGCAGGACATGCGCGACATCGGCGCGTTCTTCGCCACGCAGAAGGCCACTGCCGGCATCGCCGATGACACGGCGGTCACCGACGGCCCCTACAAGGGCATGAAGTTCTACGAGATCGGCCAGCAGCTGTACCGTGGCGGCGATGCCAAGCGTGGCCTGCCGGCCTGCATGGCCTGCCACGGCCCCAGTGGCGCCGGTAATCCGGGGCCGGCCTATCCGCACATCGGTGGCCAGCATGCCAGCTATGTCGCGCGCCGCCTGCAGGAATACCAGGCCGGCCAGACCAACGAGACCGACAAGGCGCACTTCCAGATCATGGCTGCGGTTGCGCAGAAGCTGAGCGAGCAGGAGGTGCAGGCGCTGTCGAGCTACCTGCAGGGCCTGCACAACAAGGCCGACGACGTGGCCGTTGCCACCGCGCCGGCACAACCGGCTGCCGCCCCCTGA